The Methanosarcina barkeri str. Wiesmoor DNA segment TGCGCAATAGGGGGAATTTTCGGGGCACTTGTTATAGTTGTGTTAAATTATCTGAAAATAGCTTTTGTATAATAGTAAACAGGCAAAAAAACCGTAGGGGAGACTAAAAGTTAGGGAGACTAAAAGCTACAGAGAGAATTTTGATAACATTTTTTCCTAATTTGTTTTTTGATAAAACTTTTCTACAAAGTTTTTGATAAAGCTTTTTTCCTAATTTGTTTTTTGATAAAACTTTTCTACAAAGTTTTTGATAAAGCTTTTTCCAAAATATTCTGAGAGGCGGAATTCAAGGATTTCGAAAGATTCCTTTTATCAGATGCCTTCTGTAAACTTTCCCTTTGAAAACTTTTTCTTTTATTACATCTTCCAGCTCTATAATGTCGAATCCCTTGAAAAGTGCTCTGATCTCTTCTTTAGTAAAATAGTGGTAGATTATTCCGTTTTGACGGGAAAAAGTCCTCTCCTCAAAAGGGGTTGAAGCTTCTCCTCCGCAGCGCATATCTTTATAACCGAAGGCCTCAAAGAAGAAAAAACCGCCCTTTCTAAGTATATAACTGAACTCTTCGACAGCGGATTTCCTTTCTTCTTTAAAGAGGTGCTGAAGTACCCCGTAACAGAGAATTCCGTCAAAAGTCTGGACTTTGAAGGGAAGGTCCGAGATACTTGCGCCAAGGTGTTCGGCAAACCTGTCGCTCCTTGAAAGCTGAGCTCTGGAACCTTTTAGAGCCGTTATAGAAATGTCAATCCCTACTGCATTGTAATGCCTTGCAAGTTCCCCAAGGTATCTACCATTTCCTGAACCTGCATCAAGAACTCTGGATCCTGGCAGAAGATGAGCCTGGATATTCCTGACAGGGGCAGGTCCGCCCCATTTCAGGTGGGTGTATTCTTTGTCCCAGGCAAGGAAATGATTTTTCGTGTGGTTTGCCTGTGAATCTTCAAGGTTAAAAGTATCCGATTTATCCATTTTTGCAATTTATCCATTTCTGCGATTTATAGTGTTTATGCCTGTTTTTCGGGGCTGTAGTTTGAGGCTTCTTCAAACCTTTCTACCAGAAATTCCTTATCAAACGAAGATAAGAACCATCCGGCTTTAGGGCCTGACTTCTGCCCGAGTAATGAAAAATAAATAGCCTTGAAAAGCTCCCTGGGATCCACTTGAGGAGCATGAGTGTTCAGCTTTTCTGCAATCTTTCTGTTCAGTTCGGAACCCTCATCCTTTGCAGAATAGACCAGCATATGGTATTCTTCTCCACTAATTTCGCCTCTGGATTCAATAAGGGCTGCAAAGGCTGAAAGAAAGGCTCTCTGAAGTTCTGATAGGGTTGCTGCCTGTACAGGCACTTTTTCTTTCACTTTAAACTTGGCAAAGGGCGGAGCATAGAGTTTTAGCCATTTAGATACGTTATCTGCCAGTTCTTTTATACACTTTTTATCTTCAGTTGAAAAACCTGAACGTTTTACGATTTTCAGTATTTGGGCAAAATCTCCCCTTGCTACCTGATATATAGTCACCATCTGCTTGAAGGGAATTTCAGACTGGCAGATCCCGGTTGCCCTGGAAAGTTCATACACTCTTTTCTGAAAAGTCCCAAGTGAAGGATCATTTTCCCTGAACTGCGTCCTTAGTCGTTCGTATTCGTCCACAAGGGTGAGGAGAGGCTGTCCAGGGTCGAACTGAATGTGTTTTTCAGGTTTTGTGCGGATGATCAGGTAGCGAAGAACCTCGGGTGGTATGATTTCCAGCATGTCCGAAATCGAGATAACGACTCCTGTAGAAGAAGACATTGCACCCTGCTTTCCGAGCATTATCCACTCATAGACAATTGGGTATGGCGGTTCGTGCCCGAAAATTTCTCTTACTATTCTCTTTCCGGTATCGTAAGAACCGCCTTTTGAAGCATGGTCTTTTCCGAAAGGTTCGACAGTCACCCCTAAAACTGACCAGCGGGCAGGCCAGTCAACACGCCAGGTAAGTTTTCCTCCTCCTGCCATGGGTACGATTCCGGAGTGACCACATGCACAGACATAGTCCACGGTTTCAGCTTCCAGATCAAAACCCGTTACCTTCGTTGTTGTGATCTTTCCGCATTGATTGCATCTGGGATTGAAAGGGCTCCAATCCGCGGCTACAGTTTTTCCCGATACTTCTTCCAGGATTTTTGCAATAGCATCTCTTTTAACAAGGGCGGTTTTTATTGCTTCGGTGTATTTACCTGTCTTATACATCTCGTCTGCCCTGTAAACCTGAGGGTTAATGCCAAGTCGCCTGAGGGCTTCCAGGAAAGGTTTCAAGAAATGCTCGGCATAGTTTGCGCAGTTTCCACAGGGGCAGGGAATTTCGGAGATGGGCTTTCCCACATGTTCGACGTAACTTTCGGGAAGGAATGGGTAAACCTTGCGCAGGGGATCATAATTGTCAGCAATATAGATAAAGTCAGCATTCGCTCCTTTATTACTCAGAGCCCTATAAACAGCATCGGCAGTTACGACTTCTCTCATGTTGCCTATATGGATGTTCCCCGACGGAGTGATACCTGTGGCAACAAGATGTTTGCCGCTTTTTTTTAACACGTCTTCGGCTATGACGTCTGCCCAGTGAATTGTGTCAGCCATATTTCTCACCAGAATCAAGCTTTTTCAAAAAAGCTTGAACGCAAACCTTTTCAAAAAACTGTTTGATCGCAAGCCTTTTTAAAAAAAGGCTTGAGCGAAAACCGTTGGAAAATTATTTAATTCCTGATAATTATTGCAAGCCTTTTCAAAAAAGGTGAGCGAAAAACTTTGAATTCCCTGCATAATTATCTTTTCAACTAATAAACCTTGGGCTGGAAGGCAAGGAACCGGAACCTGTTTCTGTTTTTCTTTTTTTGGTAATAAAAAATGTAAATAAAATCGAAATGAAAAACCATATGTAAAAAATAAAAAAAAGGAGAAAAATTAATGGAGGTTCAAAGGCAAATTAATTCAGGAGTCTGCAGATTTACGGAGATTTAATCTGGCAATTTAATAAGTAATTCAAGTAAACTTTATTTGCCAATAAATAAAAGCATGTAAAAATATATAAATATTTCGAAATGGGTAGAATATGCGGATAAATGGTTCGTATGTTAAGACAAGCTAGGTGAAAACAACATTAATTTATATAGTCAGAAGAAAAATCCTAAAAAAGAAGTGGACAGTTGCGAAACTCTGAAAAAATGGAATAGAACTGGTTAACAATATTCTTGTCTGCTATCATCTGTGTCAAGTATGGGAAAATTAACATTAAAAAGGACGTTAGATATTTCTTAATAATACTTTTTGTAGCTTTAACAACTACCGAATCAGTAAGTTTATCTCTCGCCAGCTCTAGACGCAGATATCCCGCCAGATACAGCAATAGCTAAAGGGCAGGTTACAGTTGAGGATTCGATGGCTGTATCAGGAAGTAAGTGAACTCACAAAAAATAGAAACAACAGCAGGGGGAGGTGGTCGCTATTTCTCAAGGAAGAACTTTTCGGACCTGCCTGAGAGGTTTAATAGTTGTTTTACTACAGTTTTTTGGCAGGTCCGGGTTTTTAAAGTCTGGATCTTGTTTATCCCTGCTGTGGAGGAACATTCAGGCTTCTACCTGAATTCTTTTTTAAGCGATCTGCTTTCTGAAGAGGTTGCAAGAATTAATCTTAATATCGAGCAACTTTTCGATGTTCATCTTTGCAGCAATACCTTTTGCAGCGCCTGGTACCGACGTTATAATACCAATATCGAGTTCTTCACGCAGCTCGCGCATAACGTGCTCGTCTAC contains these protein-coding regions:
- a CDS encoding bifunctional 2-polyprenyl-6-hydroxyphenol methylase/3-demethylubiquinol 3-O-methyltransferase UbiG, whose translation is MDKSDTFNLEDSQANHTKNHFLAWDKEYTHLKWGGPAPVRNIQAHLLPGSRVLDAGSGNGRYLGELARHYNAVGIDISITALKGSRAQLSRSDRFAEHLGASISDLPFKVQTFDGILCYGVLQHLFKEERKSAVEEFSYILRKGGFFFFEAFGYKDMRCGGEASTPFEERTFSRQNGIIYHYFTKEEIRALFKGFDIIELEDVIKEKVFKGKVYRRHLIKGIFRNP
- the lysS gene encoding lysine--tRNA ligase — translated: MADTIHWADVIAEDVLKKSGKHLVATGITPSGNIHIGNMREVVTADAVYRALSNKGANADFIYIADNYDPLRKVYPFLPESYVEHVGKPISEIPCPCGNCANYAEHFLKPFLEALRRLGINPQVYRADEMYKTGKYTEAIKTALVKRDAIAKILEEVSGKTVAADWSPFNPRCNQCGKITTTKVTGFDLEAETVDYVCACGHSGIVPMAGGGKLTWRVDWPARWSVLGVTVEPFGKDHASKGGSYDTGKRIVREIFGHEPPYPIVYEWIMLGKQGAMSSSTGVVISISDMLEIIPPEVLRYLIIRTKPEKHIQFDPGQPLLTLVDEYERLRTQFRENDPSLGTFQKRVYELSRATGICQSEIPFKQMVTIYQVARGDFAQILKIVKRSGFSTEDKKCIKELADNVSKWLKLYAPPFAKFKVKEKVPVQAATLSELQRAFLSAFAALIESRGEISGEEYHMLVYSAKDEGSELNRKIAEKLNTHAPQVDPRELFKAIYFSLLGQKSGPKAGWFLSSFDKEFLVERFEEASNYSPEKQA